TCCTACAGATAGCGTGCGTAACTGTAGGAGCCAGCTTTGCTGGCGAACACCGGCAAGGCCGGTGCCAGACACCGCAGCGCCTGCTTCGCGGATGAATCCGCTCCTACAGGTAGCGCGCACAACCGTAGGAGCCAGCTTTGCTGGCGAACACCGGCAAGGCCGGTGCCAGGCACCGCGGCGCCTGCTTCGCGGGTAAACCCGTTCCCACAGGTACCGCGCGCAACCGTAGGAGCCAGCTTTGCTGGCGAACACCGGCAACGCCGGTGCCAGACAGCGCGGCGCCTGCTTCGCGGATGAATCCGCTCCTACAGGTACCGCGTTCAACCGTAGATGCCAGCCGGCACGAGAGTGGGCCAGCCGCCCAACTTCAAGCACGTCAAGCCCCTACTGACGGCGAACTTTTCTTCACATAGCCAAATGGATGAAGTGCAAAGGTGAATTTCAGGCCCTTTGGATTCATTCAATCAGCAGAACTGTCATTGCCCTTGGGCTTCAAATGCATACCTTGCGCGAGACCTTTCTTTTCAAGCGCTCTAGTACGGCGCTTTTGCGGGCATAGAAATATTCAAATTTAGTTACATCTCTGAAACAAACTGAAATATAGAAAACAGTTTAAACGTGTGTGTCTTTGTAAATTCATATTTGTATTATTTTGATACAAATGCTGGATCGACAAAAAAATCCCCCGGCCATTTACTTGCCCCCGACTTCGGCGTGCACCAAGTGACTAGTGAGAAAGTTGCGCGGACACCCCGCACGCCCGAATAAGTCCGTAGTTGAACACCCGACTTTTACGAATAAAGTCGGCGCCTTGCGCTTAACACTTTCAGACGTATCCGCCTTGTTGCGGGTCGCCAGGCATGCTTGCCAAAAATAGAGGGCGTATGTGCCGTCTTAGAGGGTGGGCGTGGTGTAAGTAGCGAGTCTGCTAGTTGTTAACGTCAAACTTTGATAAGGAATATCAGGCATGACGCAACTCCCCATCCAAGGTGTCCTTCCGGTCGCCATCCTGCCTTACAACAACGACCTCTCCCTGGATACCTCGGCCCTGCGCCTGCAGGTCGAACACATCCTGCACACCGGCTGCGACGGCGTGGTCATCGGGCAGATTTCCGAGGTCTCGCGGCTGACCACCACCGAACGCTTCCGCGTGGCCGAACTGATCGCCGAACAGACCGGCGACAAGGGCCTGGCCATCATGAGCACCGGTGGCGAGAGCATCGCCCAGGCCATCGAATATTCGCGCCAGGCCGAGCAGGCCGGCTGCGATGCGCTGCTGGTGATGCACCCGTCGATGTGGGCGCTCGATGACGAGCAGATGTACACCTACTTCGCCAATGTCGTCGAAAGCGTGCAGATACCGGTGCTGGTGCACCACGCCAAGTCGCTGGCCAAGCGGCCGCTGTCGATCGACGTGCAGGCCCGCCTGCTCAAGGCGTTCGGCCCGCAGAAGGTGCAGTTCAAGCCCGAGTCCGCGCCCACCGCGCCCAAGGTTTCGCTGCTGCGCGACGCCACCGGCGGCCAGGCGCGGATCTTCGAGGGCGACGGCGGCATGATGCTGGTCGATACCTACCAGCGCGGCCTGGCGGGGGTGATCCCGGCCACCGAGATCGCCGAGATCACCGTGGCCCTGTGGCGCGCACTACAGGCCGGCGACGAGCGCACCGCCCGGGCCATCGCCTACCCGCTGTCCTACCTGATGTGCCACATGATGGCGAGTATCGACTGTTACTTGCAGTTGTCGAAACACCTGCTTAAACGCCGCCGCTTGATGAGCAATACCTTGATCCGCCCACCCGTGGATTTCACCATGGATGTGGAAACCCTGAATGAAGTTGAAAAAGTCTACGACCAACTTTTCGAATTCGTGACCCAGTAATAAGGAAGTTACTCATGAAACGTATTGGTTTCTCCATTGAATTGACCAGCCTCGAAGCCGCCGAACTGTATAAAGCCATGCACCGTGATGTTCCCGTGCAAATTTCCGGTGAACACGGCGTACTGCGTGAAATCGGTTTGCAGCGTATGTCGATCTACTTGTTGCCGCCACGCACGTTGTTCATGCAAGTCGAAGCCCACGATCAGTTCGACCCGCTGCGCGACTTTACCCACGCCTTGTCGGTACACCCGGTGATCCAGGCCTGGGACGACCGCATGCACGGTGACGACAACCCGCTGCTCAAACGCATCGAAGGTAACCGCACCGACCTCAACTGGTGGCGCCTGGAGCAGGTGTACGACTGGACACTTGAAACGGCGGGCCAGCAAAAATGACCGGGCAAACACAGTCATTCGTGTTGATGGATTGCACCTTCCGTGATGGCGGGTTCCAGACCGACTGGCGGTTTTCCGATGCCATGGTCGGGCGCTATTTCGGTATGTGCCAGGCCACCGGCGTGGACATTGTCGAGATGGGCTACCTGAACCTGGACCCCGCCGCTGGGGTCAGCCACCTCGGGTCGTTCAAGGCATTGCCCGAGTCGCTCAGCGACGTGCAGCGCCAACAGGTCGACCTGGGGCCGATGCGCGCGGCGGTGATGATCGATGCCTGGCGCATCCTCGATCAGCCGGCGCAGGCTGCCGCCGAGGTGATCATGGCGGCGATCCGGCGTTCGCCGTTCCCCATCGCCATCCTGCGCATCGCGGCCATGAGCAGCCAGCTCGCGGGCAGCCTGGCGCTGGCCAAGGCGCTGGCAGGGCAGGAGCTGGCGGTGATGATCAACCTGATGCAGGCCGCCGAGCTGACGCCGGAGCAACTGGCCCAGGACCTGCCTGCGCTGGCCGTCGAGCCGGTCACGGCGCTGTATTTCGCCGACAGCTTCGGGCGCATGCT
This genomic stretch from Pseudomonas entomophila L48 harbors:
- a CDS encoding dihydrodipicolinate synthase family protein, which translates into the protein MTQLPIQGVLPVAILPYNNDLSLDTSALRLQVEHILHTGCDGVVIGQISEVSRLTTTERFRVAELIAEQTGDKGLAIMSTGGESIAQAIEYSRQAEQAGCDALLVMHPSMWALDDEQMYTYFANVVESVQIPVLVHHAKSLAKRPLSIDVQARLLKAFGPQKVQFKPESAPTAPKVSLLRDATGGQARIFEGDGGMMLVDTYQRGLAGVIPATEIAEITVALWRALQAGDERTARAIAYPLSYLMCHMMASIDCYLQLSKHLLKRRRLMSNTLIRPPVDFTMDVETLNEVEKVYDQLFEFVTQ
- a CDS encoding L-rhamnose mutarotase; its protein translation is MKRIGFSIELTSLEAAELYKAMHRDVPVQISGEHGVLREIGLQRMSIYLLPPRTLFMQVEAHDQFDPLRDFTHALSVHPVIQAWDDRMHGDDNPLLKRIEGNRTDLNWWRLEQVYDWTLETAGQQK